A window of the Streptomyces sp. JB150 genome harbors these coding sequences:
- a CDS encoding SpoIIE family protein phosphatase codes for MTRVWDIPVHDSTRVRDVRVAAEAACAEANLGAPRTAAAALVATELATNLLKHADGGRMVINLVEEPDTTNEAADRAVQIVSVDHGPGIGDVAEAIRDGRTTAASSLGAGLGTCLRVSDDFDLHSRRGRGTVAVARVGALPAAPHAPSRAPAGPRVGGVNLALAGAEHSGDAFGWIRCGALLTLVLADGLGHGVPAARASSAALDELRRLAALPPADILRRLHERLRHTRGAAVAVAQLDTGTGRLHFAGVGNVGARLRTPDGWQPLISQPGIVGARFPASVPLQQAPWTADSLLVLHSDGLPSRWTPPGDPGLPAHDPAVVAAVVLRDASSAASPPRDDTSVAVLCPDRRTDAHDRLP; via the coding sequence ATGACCAGGGTGTGGGACATTCCGGTGCACGACTCCACCCGGGTCAGGGACGTCCGGGTGGCCGCCGAGGCCGCCTGCGCCGAGGCCAATCTCGGCGCGCCGCGCACGGCCGCCGCCGCACTGGTGGCCACCGAACTGGCGACGAACCTCCTCAAACACGCCGACGGAGGACGCATGGTGATCAACCTGGTCGAAGAGCCGGACACGACGAACGAGGCCGCGGATCGTGCGGTGCAGATCGTCTCCGTCGACCACGGCCCGGGCATCGGCGATGTCGCCGAGGCGATACGGGACGGCCGCACCACCGCCGCCTCATCGCTGGGCGCCGGTCTGGGCACCTGTCTGCGCGTGTCCGACGACTTCGACCTGCACAGCCGCCGGGGCCGCGGCACCGTGGCCGTGGCCCGCGTCGGCGCGTTGCCCGCCGCCCCGCACGCGCCCTCCCGCGCGCCGGCGGGACCGCGGGTGGGCGGCGTCAATCTCGCCCTGGCCGGGGCGGAGCACTCAGGGGACGCCTTCGGCTGGATCCGGTGCGGGGCGCTGCTCACCCTGGTCCTCGCCGACGGTCTCGGCCACGGCGTCCCGGCTGCGCGGGCCTCCTCCGCCGCCCTGGACGAGCTGCGCCGCCTCGCGGCTCTGCCTCCCGCGGACATCCTGCGACGTCTGCACGAGCGGCTGAGGCACACCAGGGGCGCGGCCGTCGCGGTGGCCCAACTGGACACCGGCACCGGGCGGTTGCACTTCGCCGGTGTCGGCAACGTCGGCGCCCGGCTGCGCACCCCGGACGGCTGGCAGCCGCTCATCTCGCAGCCCGGCATCGTCGGCGCGCGGTTCCCCGCCTCCGTGCCGCTCCAGCAGGCGCCGTGGACCGCGGACAGTCTGCTCGTCCTGCACAGCGACGGCCTGCCGAGCCGCTGGACGCCGCCCGGCGACCCCGGACTCCCGGCCCACGATCCGGCCGTGGTGGCCGCGGTCGTCCTGCGCGACGCCAGCAGCGCCGCGAGCCCGCCGCGCGACGACACCAGCGTGGCCGTACTCTGCCCCGACCGCCGGACGGACGCCCATGACCGCCTGCCCTGA
- a CDS encoding SpoIIE family protein phosphatase, with the protein MTACPDAWKISTAVDAARVRALAARLAARAGLPVLEQARSLSALTAQLRRCLAGGETWDVLVERRPPAGDTDGTVRIAVRPAGHPPQERPPWELTVPWHEPAAPSGAAAPCDPAALDEAALAEALLAADDSTAHVLSSLDEQEELVRFHREELHHTNQGVLALHAELDAAARGQRATLDAERAARAEAERARRLLTFLADASAAVTASLDHEDIVKRLSGLLVPDYAAHVDVWLFDDDTAPPVRARPAAAVTAARTGRPQHAAAHPGGLPDVDDLPPSALAPDRPLLCIPLMSRSVQGVLSLTSSGSRFDADTTVMLIELARRAAIALDNARRYEQHRDTAEALQRAQLTDLPITEGVRLAARYLPATHGLNIGGDWYDAFVQPDGSLLAVIGDVTGHGLHAAMMMGQLRTALRAYAVEDDSPARILTRLHRMLCHQQPSLYATALVARFHPDDPRVVWAAAGHPPAVARSPEGTVRLLDARPGVMLGVPLPFTYEDHSAELPPGSTLALYTDGLVERRARGIDPGIERLAQTLAAVSPAELEDLEAATESILKPMLHDSERDDDVCLLLCHRVAEPEAARTRQRGAG; encoded by the coding sequence ATGACCGCCTGCCCTGACGCCTGGAAGATCAGCACGGCGGTCGACGCCGCTCGCGTCCGCGCCCTCGCCGCCCGCCTCGCGGCGCGGGCCGGCCTGCCGGTGCTCGAACAGGCGCGGTCGCTCAGCGCCCTCACCGCACAGCTGCGCCGCTGCCTGGCCGGCGGTGAGACGTGGGACGTGCTGGTGGAGAGGCGGCCGCCCGCCGGCGACACCGACGGCACCGTGCGGATCGCCGTACGACCGGCCGGCCATCCTCCACAGGAACGGCCGCCGTGGGAACTCACCGTGCCCTGGCACGAGCCGGCCGCCCCCAGCGGTGCCGCCGCACCATGCGATCCGGCTGCCCTGGACGAGGCCGCGCTGGCCGAGGCGTTGCTCGCCGCGGACGACAGCACCGCGCACGTGCTGTCGTCGCTCGACGAGCAGGAGGAACTGGTCCGGTTCCACCGTGAGGAGCTGCACCACACCAACCAGGGTGTGCTGGCCCTGCACGCCGAACTGGACGCCGCGGCACGCGGCCAGCGCGCGACCCTGGACGCCGAGCGGGCCGCGCGGGCCGAAGCGGAACGAGCCCGCCGGCTGCTGACCTTCCTCGCCGACGCCAGCGCCGCGGTGACCGCGTCACTCGACCACGAGGACATCGTCAAGCGCCTGTCCGGGCTGCTCGTCCCGGACTACGCCGCGCACGTGGACGTCTGGCTCTTCGACGACGACACCGCGCCGCCCGTCAGGGCCCGGCCGGCCGCCGCCGTGACCGCCGCCCGCACGGGGCGCCCGCAGCACGCGGCGGCCCACCCCGGCGGGCTGCCCGACGTCGACGACCTGCCGCCGTCCGCGCTGGCCCCCGACCGGCCCCTGCTCTGCATCCCCCTGATGTCCCGGAGCGTGCAGGGCGTGCTGAGCCTCACCTCGTCCGGCTCCCGCTTCGACGCCGACACCACCGTGATGCTGATCGAGCTGGCCCGGCGCGCGGCCATCGCCCTGGACAACGCCCGCCGCTACGAACAGCACCGCGACACCGCCGAGGCGCTGCAGCGCGCGCAGCTCACCGACCTGCCCATCACGGAAGGGGTACGGCTGGCCGCCCGCTATCTGCCCGCCACCCACGGGCTGAACATCGGCGGCGACTGGTACGACGCCTTCGTCCAGCCCGACGGCAGCCTGCTCGCCGTCATAGGGGACGTCACGGGGCACGGTCTGCACGCGGCCATGATGATGGGCCAGTTGCGCACGGCGCTGCGCGCCTACGCCGTCGAGGACGACAGCCCCGCCCGCATCCTCACCCGGCTGCACCGGATGCTGTGCCATCAGCAGCCCTCGCTGTACGCGACCGCTTTGGTCGCCCGTTTCCACCCCGACGATCCGCGTGTCGTCTGGGCCGCCGCCGGCCATCCGCCGGCCGTGGCACGGTCACCGGAGGGAACGGTGCGCCTGCTCGACGCCCGGCCCGGCGTCATGCTCGGCGTGCCCCTCCCCTTCACGTACGAGGATCACTCCGCCGAACTGCCGCCGGGCTCGACCCTCGCCCTGTACACCGACGGACTGGTCGAGCGGCGGGCGCGCGGCATCGACCCCGGCATCGAGCGGCTCGCGCAGACGCTGGCCGCGGTGAGCCCGGCGGAGCTGGAGGACCTGGAAGCCGCGACGGAGTCCATCCTGAAGCCGATGCTGCACGACTCCGAACGCGACGACGACGTCTGCCTGCTGCTCTGTCACCGCGTCGCCGAGCCGGAGGCGGCGCGGACGCGCCAGCGGGGAGCCGGGTGA